A stretch of the Leguminivora glycinivorella isolate SPB_JAAS2020 chromosome 2, LegGlyc_1.1, whole genome shotgun sequence genome encodes the following:
- the LOC125242403 gene encoding LOW QUALITY PROTEIN: uncharacterized protein LOC125242403 (The sequence of the model RefSeq protein was modified relative to this genomic sequence to represent the inferred CDS: deleted 2 bases in 1 codon): MFWLKLIPLSLFFTRQASGKPPNMDILRQFQNISWCKPDWCFPSMSKETNELLRQCTDMPKLEYSDDVDETIKRSKAFPIPFPIETVRLEKLKVRRPIEKLKSNIASTYPLIHERVLLLMTHFLIYKREFGSSIEKALYNDMTVPDLIDRILKKRAITFMGPHDTYKLISGEEGHEGWEAVGTLQQKPPLVLENCLSYDEMKIAAFVYVSGYTECINNGSRKNGGVISEEDAESDAVIIGIVGPRFERRGRMDYEDILITEQQNCLENGYGEEVTPTTCLNVLKRRTYATTSLPGICGDKCFPSFIRYTVILTKSSSYVNIEDKPEDRRYIDRYVKVHDSIFDNEVYYKRISVTAECVLYEAEDRARGAGREAFVNIIGAGLGVWKVSAHQPDVYILTFLERIRSFLKKDLLNHVTDVNFAYIQPSASILALFTNGAEGEGSTEKRIFFESKRHPKGGINVQLENREPSAKLTGEHAGKLLVMTYPWDGNAHPGNEFWIGSLSGSGDPAAACSTQVSELHNAHVNPRVSARAARVACRAGVTPLAEYCDALAH; encoded by the exons GTGTAAGCCAGACTGGTGTTTTCCCAGCATGAGCAAGGAGACAAATGAGCTGCTTCGGCAATGCACAGACATGCCCAAACTTGAGTACTCAGATGATGTGGACGAAACCATCAAGAGGAGTAAAGCCTTCCCCATACCATTTCCGATTGAAACTGTCAG GTTAGAGAAGTTGAAAGTGCGTCGTCCGATAGAGAAACTGAAGAGCAACATAGCGTCCACATATCCTCTCATTCACGAGAGGGTGCTGCTGTTAATGACTCATTTTCTTATTTACAAGAG AGAATTCGGGTCCAGTATCGAGAAAGCGCTGTACAACGACATGACGGTTCCAGACCTGATCGACAGAATACTGAAGAAGAGGGCTATCACGTTCATGGGGCCGCACGACACGTATAAACTAATCTCTGGCGAGGAGGG TCACGAAGGCTGGGAGGCAGTGGGCACGTTACAACAGAAGCCGCCGCTAGTCCTAGAGAACTGTCTGAGCTACGACGAAATGAAGATAGCTGCGTTTGTGTACGTCAGCGGGTATACGGAGTGCATCAATAATGGGAGTAGGAAGAATGGTGGGGTTATAAGTGAAGAAGATGCAGAGAGTGATGCAGTTATTATAG GTATTGTCGGCCCCCGTTTCGAACGTCGAGGCCGGATGGACTATGAAGATATTCTCATTACTGAGCAGCAGAACTGCTTAGAAAATGG GTACGGAGAAGAAGTGACGCCGACGACGTGCCTCAACGTTTTGAAACGACGTACGTACGCAACAACCAGTCTGCCAGGCATATGTGGAGACAAATGTTTTCCGAGTTTTATCAG GTACACAGTTATACTCACGAAGAGCT CCTCCTACGTGAACATCGAAGATAAACCCGAAGACCGTCGCTACATAGACCGCTACGTCAAAGTGCACGACAGTATATTCGACAACGAGGTGTACTACAAGCGGATCAGCGTCACTGCCGAGTGTGTGCTGTATGAGGCGGAGGACCGCGCGAGGGGCGCGGGGAGAGAGGCGTTCGTTAATATTATAGGAGCTG GTCTAGGAGTATGGAAAGTGTCTGCCCACCAGCCTGATGTTTACATCCTGACATTCTTGGAGAGGATACGATCTTTCCTGAAGAAGGACCTGTTGAATCACGTCACAGATGTCAATTTTGCCTACATACAACCCAGTGCCAGTATTTTAG CATTATTTACAAATGGAGCAGAGGGGGAGGGGAGCACAGAAAAAAGAATATTCTTTGAGAGCAAAAGGCATCCTAAAG GTGGCATAAACGTTCAGCTAGAAAACCGAGAGCCGTCAGCGAAGCTAACAGGCGAACACGCGGGCAAGCTACTAGTCATGACGTATCCGTGGGACGGGAACGCGCACCCAGGCAACGAATTTTG GATCGGCAGCCTGTCGGGGTCAGGCGATCCGGCAGCCGCGTGCTCCACGCAAGTGTCGGAGCTGCACAACGCGCACGTCAACCCGCGCGTGTCTGCGCGCGCTGCCCGCGTCGCCTGCAGGGCGGGCGTCACGCCGCTGGCTGAATACTGCGACGCGCTGGCACATTAG